In the genome of Danio rerio strain Tuebingen ecotype United States chromosome 23, GRCz12tu, whole genome shotgun sequence, one region contains:
- the dnajc22 gene encoding dnaJ homolog subfamily C member 22 isoform X1 — translation MAKKLMITYALWAMGGPLGLHHIYLGRDSHALLWILTFGGFGIGWAREFFRIPSYVSEANRDVEKGRVRHPGATPPPPVGLIRFVGQICVGVYFGSVALISLSSLSFFYFLVLPLSVAAGVHLVSSVGQQTSNLHKTLITCVITSSIFYGSNLSPLPISIAGSVTSAQHNTLKPLRPEPLGPRLYRLSLGVLAFSAPLGYCVFHNTTATLYYISDCIAALIDFFWFFPWLKGVLEYFLLLPYRLLCLLTGGGFYEESWRKMLEIILNEFSKKEMEALKILSLPEEASLEEITRSYRELAKVWHPDHNPKRQEEAQQMFIQIQEAYEILVDRHKTKRRK, via the exons ATGGCTAAGAAGCTCATGATCACGTATGCCTTGTGGGCAATGGGCGGCCCACTCGGCCTTCATCACATTTACCTGGGCAGAGACAGCCATGCTCTTCTTTGGATACTGACCTTTGGTGGCTTTGGCATTGGCTGGGCAAGAGAGTTCTTCCGTATCCCATCCTACGTGAGTGAAGCCAACCGTGACGTTGAGAAAGGCCGTGTTCGACATCCAGGTGCCACTCCACCACCACCAGTAGGCCTGATTCGGTTTGTCGGTCAGATTTGCGTGGGTGTTTATTTTGGTTCAGTGGCTTTAATCAGCCTCAGTTCTCTCAGCTTCTTCTACTTCCTAGTGTTGCCTCTGAGTGTTGCTGCTGGTGTGCATCTGGTGTCCTCTGTGGGCCAGCAGACCTCAAACCTTCACAAGACTCTCATTACGTGCGTCATCACATCATCCATCTTCTACGGCAGCAATCTCTCTCCTCTGCCCATCAGCATAGCTGGCAGTGTCACCTCTGCGCAGCACAACACATTGAAACCTCTGAGGCCAGAGCCATTGG GGCCTCGTCTGTATCGTCTAAGTTTAGGAGTGCTGGCTTTCTCTGCCCCGCTGGGATACTGTGTTTTCCACAACACCACTGCTACACTGTACTACATATCGGACTGCATAGCGGCCCTGATTGATTTCTTCTGGTTCTTTCCATGGCTCAAAGGGGTCCTGGAGTATTTTCTCCTGTTGCCATATCGTCTGCTATGCCTCTTAACAGGAGGAGGTTTCTATGAGGAAAGCTGGAGGAAGATGCTTGAAATAATTCTTAATGAGTTTAGTAAGAAAGAAATGGAAGCACTGAAG ATACTATCATTACCAGAAGAGGCTTCTCTGGAGGAGATCACTCGCAGCTACAGGGAACTGGCTAAAGTGTGGCATCCAGACCACAACCCCAAAAGGCAAGAAGAAGCGCAGCAGATGTTTATTCAGATCCAGGAGGCTTATGAGATACTTGTAGATAGACATAAGACAAAACGGAGAAAATAA
- the dnajc22 gene encoding dnaJ homolog subfamily C member 22 isoform X2, whose product MLPLSVAAGVHLVSSVGQQTSNLHKTLITCVITSSIFYGSNLSPLPISIAGSVTSAQHNTLKPLRPEPLGPRLYRLSLGVLAFSAPLGYCVFHNTTATLYYISDCIAALIDFFWFFPWLKGVLEYFLLLPYRLLCLLTGGGFYEESWRKMLEIILNEFSKKEMEALKILSLPEEASLEEITRSYRELAKVWHPDHNPKRQEEAQQMFIQIQEAYEILVDRHKTKRRK is encoded by the exons A TGTTGCCTCTGAGTGTTGCTGCTGGTGTGCATCTGGTGTCCTCTGTGGGCCAGCAGACCTCAAACCTTCACAAGACTCTCATTACGTGCGTCATCACATCATCCATCTTCTACGGCAGCAATCTCTCTCCTCTGCCCATCAGCATAGCTGGCAGTGTCACCTCTGCGCAGCACAACACATTGAAACCTCTGAGGCCAGAGCCATTGG GGCCTCGTCTGTATCGTCTAAGTTTAGGAGTGCTGGCTTTCTCTGCCCCGCTGGGATACTGTGTTTTCCACAACACCACTGCTACACTGTACTACATATCGGACTGCATAGCGGCCCTGATTGATTTCTTCTGGTTCTTTCCATGGCTCAAAGGGGTCCTGGAGTATTTTCTCCTGTTGCCATATCGTCTGCTATGCCTCTTAACAGGAGGAGGTTTCTATGAGGAAAGCTGGAGGAAGATGCTTGAAATAATTCTTAATGAGTTTAGTAAGAAAGAAATGGAAGCACTGAAG ATACTATCATTACCAGAAGAGGCTTCTCTGGAGGAGATCACTCGCAGCTACAGGGAACTGGCTAAAGTGTGGCATCCAGACCACAACCCCAAAAGGCAAGAAGAAGCGCAGCAGATGTTTATTCAGATCCAGGAGGCTTATGAGATACTTGTAGATAGACATAAGACAAAACGGAGAAAATAA